In a genomic window of Thermosynechococcus sp. CL-1:
- the cobT gene encoding nicotinate mononucleotide-dependent phosphoribosyltransferase CobT: MIGVATGESIARAWGDRHCQHPDFPALVCVLGFTETALIPGISAAGQTPSDRQTTALADGEFLLRGIQPHYHYPLPPLTAGASPALISRALLEALALPLYVFDAGLPLPRLPEMIDLGGAPARCLTTGEAMAPQMVAHLWQQGWSWGAKLSQHHPWLIIAECVVAGTTTALALCESLGIAARDCVGSSHRQSNHAQKWQLVQQGLAHLPANADPFTCVAAIGDPMQVVVAAMVLRASQTCGVLLAGGSQMIAVYAFARAIAQWRQLPWCPEQIVVGTTRWLIEDQTAQIHRLAERVQCPLIYTQLDFSASRHPALRAYEQGFVKEGVGAGGCAIAAHLLAGWGNSDMVDIIDRLGDRWSKGM, translated from the coding sequence ATGATTGGCGTTGCCACGGGAGAATCCATTGCCCGCGCTTGGGGCGATCGCCACTGCCAGCACCCCGACTTTCCTGCCCTAGTCTGTGTTCTTGGCTTTACGGAAACGGCATTGATTCCCGGAATCTCGGCGGCGGGTCAAACCCCCAGCGATCGCCAAACCACAGCCCTAGCGGATGGCGAGTTCCTGCTGCGAGGCATTCAACCCCACTACCACTATCCCCTGCCGCCGCTGACGGCGGGTGCTTCCCCTGCTCTAATTAGTCGTGCCCTTCTTGAGGCTTTGGCGTTGCCCCTCTACGTCTTTGATGCGGGTTTACCTTTGCCGCGTCTGCCCGAGATGATTGACTTGGGGGGCGCCCCGGCGCGCTGCCTAACGACGGGTGAAGCGATGGCACCACAAATGGTGGCGCATCTTTGGCAACAGGGGTGGTCTTGGGGCGCCAAGCTGAGTCAGCATCACCCGTGGCTGATTATCGCTGAATGTGTGGTTGCCGGCACCACTACTGCCCTTGCCCTCTGTGAAAGTTTGGGCATTGCCGCTCGCGATTGTGTGGGCAGCAGCCACCGCCAGAGTAACCATGCCCAAAAGTGGCAACTCGTGCAACAGGGACTTGCCCATCTACCTGCTAATGCGGATCCTTTCACTTGTGTAGCGGCGATTGGCGATCCAATGCAGGTGGTTGTGGCGGCTATGGTCCTGCGGGCAAGTCAAACCTGTGGTGTGTTGCTGGCGGGGGGGTCGCAAATGATCGCGGTCTATGCCTTTGCACGGGCGATCGCCCAGTGGCGTCAGCTGCCTTGGTGTCCCGAACAAATCGTGGTGGGCACAACCCGCTGGCTGATTGAAGATCAAACGGCTCAGATTCACCGCTTGGCAGAGCGTGTTCAGTGTCCACTCATTTACACGCAGCTTGATTTCAGCGCATCCCGTCATCCTGCCCTGCGTGCCTATGAACAGGGGTTTGTCAAAGAAGGGGTTGGTGCAGGGGGGTGTGCCATTGCTGCCCATCTGCTGGCGGGTTGGGGCAATTCAGACATGGTGGATATTATTGACAGGTTGGGCGATCGCTGGTCTAAAGGGATGTGA
- the shc gene encoding squalene--hopene cyclase: protein MQTQIAAAIDPKQLQQAIRASQDFLFSQQYAEGYWWAELESNVTMTAEVILLHKIWGTEQRLPLAKAEQYLRNHQRDHGGWELFYGDGGDLSTSVEAYMGLRLLGVPATDPALVKARQFILARGGISKTRIFTKLHLALIGCYDWRGIPSLPPWIMLLPEGSPFTIYEMSSWARSSTVPLLIVMDRKPVYAMDPPITLDELYAEGRANVIWELPRQGDWSDVFIGLDRVFKLFEILNINPLREQGLKAAEEWVLERQEASGDWGGIIPAMLNSLLALRALDYAVDDPIVQRGMAAVDRFAIETETEYRVQPCVSPVWDTALVMRAMVDSGVAPDHPALVKAGEWLLSKQILDYGDWHVKNKKGQPGGWAFEFENRFYPDVDDTAVVVMALHAVTLPDENLKRRAIERAVAWIASMQCRPGGWAAFDVDNDQDWLNAIPYGDLKAMIDPNTADVTARVLEMVGRCQLAFDSGALDRALAYLRNEQEPEGCWFGRWGVNYLYGTSGVLAALSLVAPRYDRWRIRRAAAWLVQCQNADGGWGETCWSYNDPSLKGKGDSTASQTAWAIIGLLAAGDATGDYATKAIEKGMAYLLQTQRADGTWHEDYFTGTGFPCHFYLKYHYYQQHFPLTALGRYARWRGLLANEKKSG, encoded by the coding sequence ATGCAAACTCAAATTGCCGCTGCCATTGACCCAAAGCAACTCCAACAGGCGATTCGCGCCAGCCAAGACTTTCTCTTTTCACAGCAATATGCTGAGGGCTACTGGTGGGCGGAATTAGAGTCCAATGTGACCATGACCGCAGAGGTGATCCTGCTCCACAAAATCTGGGGCACCGAACAGCGGCTACCCTTGGCCAAAGCGGAACAGTATTTGCGCAACCATCAGCGGGATCACGGCGGTTGGGAGCTATTTTATGGCGATGGCGGCGATCTCAGCACCAGTGTGGAAGCCTACATGGGACTGCGGCTCTTGGGCGTCCCCGCAACGGATCCCGCCCTAGTGAAGGCACGGCAATTTATCCTTGCCCGCGGCGGCATTAGCAAAACTCGCATCTTTACCAAACTGCACCTTGCCCTCATTGGCTGCTACGACTGGCGTGGGATTCCCTCCCTCCCCCCTTGGATCATGCTCCTGCCGGAGGGTAGCCCCTTCACTATTTATGAGATGTCTAGTTGGGCACGTAGCAGCACCGTGCCGCTGTTGATTGTCATGGATCGCAAGCCCGTTTATGCCATGGATCCGCCCATTACCCTCGATGAACTCTATGCCGAAGGGCGGGCAAATGTGATCTGGGAACTGCCCCGCCAAGGCGACTGGAGTGATGTCTTTATTGGTCTCGATCGCGTTTTCAAGCTCTTTGAAATCCTAAACATTAATCCCCTTAGAGAACAGGGGCTAAAGGCCGCCGAAGAATGGGTGCTCGAGCGTCAAGAAGCCAGTGGCGACTGGGGCGGCATTATTCCGGCGATGCTCAACTCCCTATTGGCATTGCGTGCCCTTGACTATGCTGTGGATGACCCCATTGTGCAGCGGGGGATGGCAGCAGTGGATCGCTTTGCGATTGAAACCGAGACCGAGTATCGCGTCCAGCCCTGTGTCTCGCCAGTTTGGGATACTGCCTTGGTCATGCGCGCCATGGTGGATTCAGGCGTTGCTCCCGATCATCCCGCTCTGGTCAAAGCTGGCGAATGGCTGCTGTCCAAGCAAATCCTTGACTATGGGGACTGGCACGTAAAAAACAAAAAAGGTCAGCCGGGGGGATGGGCCTTTGAATTTGAGAATCGCTTCTACCCCGATGTGGATGATACAGCGGTGGTGGTGATGGCGCTTCATGCTGTGACCTTGCCTGACGAAAACCTCAAACGGCGAGCCATTGAGCGGGCAGTCGCTTGGATTGCCTCAATGCAGTGTCGGCCGGGGGGCTGGGCAGCCTTTGATGTGGACAATGACCAAGATTGGCTCAATGCCATTCCCTACGGCGATCTCAAGGCAATGATTGACCCGAATACTGCTGATGTCACGGCACGGGTGCTGGAGATGGTGGGGCGGTGTCAGTTGGCCTTTGACAGTGGTGCCCTCGATCGCGCCCTTGCTTACTTGCGCAATGAGCAAGAACCGGAAGGCTGTTGGTTTGGCCGCTGGGGGGTGAACTACCTCTATGGCACGAGTGGGGTGTTGGCAGCCCTCTCCCTTGTTGCCCCTCGCTACGATCGCTGGCGCATTCGCCGTGCCGCTGCGTGGTTGGTGCAGTGTCAAAATGCCGATGGTGGTTGGGGTGAAACCTGCTGGAGCTACAACGACCCTTCCCTCAAGGGCAAAGGGGATAGCACCGCTTCCCAAACTGCTTGGGCCATTATTGGCCTTTTGGCCGCTGGCGATGCCACAGGAGACTACGCCACAAAAGCTATTGAAAAGGGGATGGCCTACCTGCTGCAGACCCAGCGCGCCGATGGCACATGGCACGAGGATTACTTCACCGGCACGGGCTTTCCCTGCCACTTTTACCTGAAGTACCACTACTACCAGCAGCACTTTCCGCTGACGGCCTTGGGGCGCTATGCCCGCTGGCGGGGTCTTTTGGCTAATGAGAAAAAATCAGGCTAG
- a CDS encoding phycocyanobilin:ferredoxin oxidoreductase: protein MSLRQHQHPLIQRLADRIEQIWQSTLPLAPYTLPEDLGYVEGKLEGERLTIENHCYQAPPFRKLHLELARVGESLDILHCVMFPEPRYDLPMFGCDLVGGRGQISAAIVDLSPVTGELPVAYTSALSVLPKLTFSQPRELPPWGQIFSPFCIFIRPQGDTEEQQFLDRLGEYLTLHCQLSQQAVPTDQPEAVIAGQRHYCHQQQQNDKTRRVLEKAFGAAWAERYMTTVLFDLPPAA from the coding sequence ATGTCTCTCCGTCAACACCAGCATCCCCTAATTCAGCGGCTCGCCGATCGCATTGAGCAGATTTGGCAGAGCACTTTGCCCTTAGCCCCCTATACCCTGCCTGAGGATCTCGGTTATGTCGAGGGCAAACTGGAAGGGGAGCGGCTAACGATTGAGAACCACTGCTACCAAGCACCGCCCTTTCGCAAACTTCATCTTGAACTGGCACGGGTGGGGGAGAGTCTCGACATTTTGCACTGTGTCATGTTTCCAGAGCCGCGCTACGATCTGCCAATGTTTGGCTGTGACCTCGTGGGGGGCCGAGGGCAAATTAGTGCCGCAATTGTAGATCTCTCCCCGGTAACGGGTGAGTTGCCCGTTGCCTATACATCGGCCTTAAGTGTTTTGCCAAAACTCACCTTTAGTCAACCCCGTGAGTTGCCCCCTTGGGGACAGATCTTCTCCCCCTTTTGCATTTTTATTCGGCCACAGGGAGACACTGAGGAACAGCAATTTCTTGATCGCCTTGGTGAGTACCTCACGCTCCACTGTCAACTTAGCCAGCAAGCTGTGCCCACGGATCAGCCCGAAGCCGTGATTGCCGGCCAACGGCACTACTGCCACCAGCAACAGCAGAACGATAAAACCCGCCGTGTGCTGGAAAAAGCCTTTGGTGCTGCTTGGGCAGAACGCTATATGACCACCGTTCTCTTTGACTTGCCCCCTGCTGCCTAG
- a CDS encoding serine/threonine-protein kinase: MATARTAQTSRYRLVDLAGQGQYGKVYLAVNRESGDLVAIKVLSEQQLLTRGFLRELNFLLTLQHPHVVGCQAIDYIRVRHSPQVSRSLVMDYCAGGTLRSLLEQEQALPLTTALRLTLDILAALAYAHHRGILHCDLKPENILLEVTATGWQAKVSDFGVARLIEDVKGSGQTGSPAYMAPERFYGQTLPASDLYAVGILMYEMIVGDRPFHGTPAELMTAHLSRPYTLPEGLPFLVRSIITKALDKLPQRRYKSAAEMTMAVQLALEVIEAERHEQPLLFSRSPAAVWLGEPQGYSLAIPPQQVASTATRFYGVVGDRLWAWQARETVPEEMGQWPLPPLPIQLYGGEVSTWLRINVLPPQLFCIHDQLIPLDCRLHSSLNQLAIDATGYWCAETEIDSAAAELQLHVQLINGQGQRTLRCQWYGRTFVDTLLLNRRYGVVISRSHHPETEHATTHFQLFDRRGHWRLYTQLPAHLTLLTPAHHQPWQLAAFEDHPQQPLLMLLHLRPWRVQRLGLRFRPQFLCATPWGYVVAGRHRLNLVTHSGEIVGTAESEQEICGLGFTGDRHLWLIRHYQDKYVLQTWDIATWEIDLIL, translated from the coding sequence TTGGCCACGGCTCGTACTGCCCAAACCTCCCGTTACCGACTGGTGGATCTAGCCGGTCAAGGCCAGTACGGAAAAGTTTATCTGGCGGTCAATCGTGAGTCCGGTGACCTTGTGGCGATTAAGGTGCTCAGCGAGCAGCAGTTGCTGACCCGTGGCTTTTTGCGGGAGTTGAACTTTTTGCTGACGCTACAGCATCCCCATGTGGTGGGTTGTCAGGCGATTGACTATATTCGCGTGCGCCATAGCCCCCAAGTAAGCCGCAGTTTGGTAATGGACTATTGTGCCGGGGGGACATTGCGATCGCTCCTAGAGCAAGAACAGGCCTTACCCCTGACCACCGCTTTGCGCCTCACGTTGGATATTCTCGCAGCCTTGGCCTATGCCCATCATCGCGGCATTCTCCACTGCGATCTCAAACCGGAAAATATCCTGCTGGAGGTGACTGCTACGGGCTGGCAGGCAAAGGTGTCCGATTTTGGTGTCGCACGCCTCATTGAGGATGTCAAGGGCAGCGGTCAAACGGGATCTCCTGCCTATATGGCGCCGGAGCGTTTCTATGGTCAGACGCTGCCCGCTTCGGATCTCTATGCAGTGGGGATTCTCATGTACGAGATGATCGTTGGCGATCGCCCCTTCCACGGCACACCTGCTGAACTCATGACTGCCCACCTTAGCCGTCCCTATACCCTTCCTGAAGGCTTGCCCTTTCTGGTGCGGAGCATTATTACTAAAGCGTTGGATAAATTACCGCAGCGCCGCTATAAAAGTGCAGCGGAAATGACGATGGCGGTGCAATTAGCCCTAGAGGTGATCGAGGCAGAGCGTCATGAGCAGCCGTTGTTGTTCTCTAGGTCACCGGCGGCGGTTTGGCTGGGGGAACCCCAAGGCTATTCTTTAGCGATACCGCCCCAACAGGTTGCTAGTACGGCCACAAGGTTCTATGGGGTGGTGGGCGATCGCCTCTGGGCTTGGCAAGCTAGGGAGACTGTGCCCGAAGAGATGGGTCAATGGCCGCTCCCACCGCTGCCCATTCAACTCTATGGCGGTGAAGTGAGTACTTGGCTGCGAATCAATGTGCTACCCCCCCAGCTTTTCTGCATCCATGACCAGCTTATCCCCCTAGACTGTCGTCTTCACTCTAGCCTCAACCAATTAGCCATTGACGCCACTGGTTACTGGTGTGCAGAAACCGAGATTGATAGCGCAGCAGCGGAATTACAGCTTCATGTCCAACTGATCAATGGTCAAGGGCAGCGGACTCTCCGTTGTCAATGGTATGGACGAACGTTTGTGGATACCCTGCTCCTCAATCGTCGCTATGGCGTGGTGATTAGTCGATCGCACCATCCTGAGACGGAGCATGCCACCACCCATTTTCAACTCTTTGACCGCCGCGGACACTGGCGGCTATACACTCAACTGCCTGCCCACCTGACGTTGCTCACCCCTGCCCACCACCAGCCATGGCAACTAGCGGCCTTTGAAGACCATCCGCAGCAACCCCTGTTGATGCTTCTACATTTGCGCCCTTGGCGGGTTCAACGCTTGGGGCTGCGGTTTCGTCCCCAATTTCTCTGTGCTACCCCTTGGGGATACGTCGTGGCGGGTCGCCATCGTTTGAATTTAGTGACCCACAGCGGCGAAATTGTCGGCACGGCTGAAAGTGAACAGGAGATTTGTGGCCTCGGCTTTACGGGCGATCGCCACCTTTGGTTGATTCGTCACTACCAGGACAAGTATGTCTTGCAAACGTGGGACATTGCCACGTGGGAGATTGACCTCATCCTCTAA
- a CDS encoding V4R domain-containing protein: MISVADLVKDPIIPGNYYAADAYVQGDFETGLIENRKGARLIALPDILLQAIYAGLDQEVGQASGVVLFNCGRWWGKNFYRRFVEEVSEYYRRPLAEMEMVEFLQCLKECWKTHGWGTIDLDVSFYQQGFLVVKTWDSPFAAAAPKNTGQPQCAAEAGILESFFSQLTGRDLHCVQTACETLGATNNLFVLGLRERVEPAKAWLQEGQDHDTIMERLCRPQAA, from the coding sequence ATGATCTCTGTTGCTGATTTGGTCAAAGACCCCATCATCCCCGGCAACTACTACGCTGCCGATGCCTATGTACAGGGGGATTTTGAAACAGGTCTGATTGAAAACCGCAAAGGTGCCCGTCTCATTGCCCTACCGGATATTTTGCTCCAAGCCATCTATGCCGGCCTCGATCAGGAAGTGGGACAGGCCAGTGGGGTGGTTCTCTTTAACTGTGGTCGCTGGTGGGGCAAGAACTTTTATCGCCGCTTTGTCGAGGAGGTCAGCGAGTACTATCGCCGTCCCCTTGCGGAAATGGAAATGGTGGAGTTTCTCCAGTGTCTCAAGGAATGCTGGAAGACCCACGGTTGGGGCACGATTGATCTCGATGTGAGCTTCTACCAGCAGGGCTTTTTGGTGGTGAAAACGTGGGACTCCCCCTTTGCGGCGGCGGCTCCCAAAAATACGGGTCAGCCCCAATGCGCTGCCGAGGCGGGGATTTTAGAGTCCTTCTTTAGCCAATTGACTGGTCGCGATCTCCACTGTGTGCAAACCGCCTGTGAAACCCTAGGGGCAACCAATAACCTCTTTGTCTTGGGCTTGCGGGAGCGGGTCGAACCGGCTAAGGCTTGGCTGCAAGAGGGACAGGATCACGACACGATTATGGAGCGGCTGTGTCGCCCTCAAGCGGCTTGA
- a CDS encoding 2Fe-2S iron-sulfur cluster-binding protein, whose product MAKVVKLEPISRETTINTNDNLLSALLDSELHVLKECGGRGMCATCHVYIKEGMESLSPINKREQRTLEVITTANATSRLACQARVLGPGVVVELPSGMYVNAVEDIESLIGRRAEQDILHPLDGRVLVEAGKLITRTMITQLKDTQVQVGQYLANTSDA is encoded by the coding sequence GTGGCCAAAGTTGTCAAACTTGAACCCATCTCGCGGGAAACCACGATTAATACCAATGACAATTTGCTGTCTGCTCTATTGGACTCTGAACTCCATGTGCTCAAGGAGTGTGGCGGGCGTGGAATGTGTGCCACCTGCCATGTCTATATCAAAGAGGGGATGGAGAGCCTCTCCCCAATCAATAAGCGTGAGCAACGCACCCTTGAGGTGATTACAACGGCAAATGCCACCTCTCGCTTGGCCTGTCAGGCACGGGTACTGGGGCCGGGGGTAGTGGTGGAGCTACCCTCAGGGATGTATGTCAACGCGGTTGAAGATATTGAGTCTTTGATTGGGCGGCGGGCTGAGCAGGATATTTTGCACCCCCTCGATGGCCGCGTCTTGGTGGAAGCGGGCAAGCTCATTACCCGCACGATGATTACCCAGTTGAAAGATACCCAAGTGCAGGTGGGGCAATATCTCGCCAATACGTCGGATGCCTAA
- a CDS encoding phycobilisome protein has product MHTELMNLYYKAEENYLSNVDIKVFRHHIESLQQRLNTYEFLRDHEIDIFQPVADTLQKKYPTENPQTLEQVLRQAIALLRYAAMAMLLNNPEFLQHRLLEWLTEVVNAHQTQTLWSSCHELLSARLKEMLTEAEQDLILPLLDHAQATLVGLPAVVSVHA; this is encoded by the coding sequence ATGCACACCGAGTTAATGAATCTCTACTACAAAGCCGAAGAAAACTACCTCAGCAATGTGGACATCAAAGTCTTCCGCCACCACATCGAATCGCTCCAGCAGCGGTTGAACACCTATGAATTTCTGCGGGATCATGAAATTGATATCTTTCAGCCTGTGGCCGACACTCTGCAAAAGAAATACCCCACCGAAAATCCCCAAACCCTTGAGCAAGTGTTGCGTCAGGCGATCGCCCTACTGCGCTATGCCGCCATGGCCATGCTCCTGAATAACCCCGAGTTTTTGCAGCATCGGCTCCTCGAGTGGCTCACGGAAGTGGTCAACGCCCACCAAACCCAAACCCTATGGAGCAGTTGCCACGAGCTTCTCAGTGCCCGCCTCAAGGAAATGCTCACCGAGGCTGAACAGGACTTGATTTTGCCGCTGTTGGATCACGCCCAAGCGACCCTTGTGGGTCTGCCAGCGGTGGTCTCTGTCCACGCCTAG
- the pgeF gene encoding peptidoglycan editing factor PgeF, translated as MWHWQTTDLGRFLTCDLLQGFSHGFFTRDWQGQDLSTLTAALGTTATPLRTQQVHGDRVALAAEVLARDERLAADALVATGSDQALWVCSADCVPLLIADVASGRVAAIHAGWRGTAIQISKATLQQMQAFGSDLANLRIAMGPAIRGEVYQVGLNVARALAQTILEGVTETTDRDDLYQRLAALDPEMIFLDPDPERLRVDVARVNRLQLLQLGLRDEQIALSPHCTFRDAECFFSYRREHLKQVQWSGIISRLV; from the coding sequence ATGTGGCACTGGCAAACCACTGACCTCGGGCGCTTTCTTACCTGCGATCTTTTGCAGGGGTTTTCCCATGGCTTCTTTACTCGCGATTGGCAAGGACAAGACCTCAGCACCCTCACCGCAGCCCTAGGCACGACAGCAACACCGCTACGAACCCAACAGGTGCATGGCGATCGCGTTGCTTTGGCAGCAGAAGTTTTAGCCCGTGATGAACGATTGGCAGCGGATGCCCTTGTGGCCACAGGGTCTGATCAAGCCCTCTGGGTGTGTAGTGCTGACTGTGTCCCCTTACTAATTGCCGATGTGGCGAGTGGACGGGTTGCGGCGATTCATGCGGGATGGCGGGGGACAGCGATCCAAATCTCTAAGGCCACGCTCCAGCAGATGCAAGCATTCGGCAGTGATCTTGCCAATTTACGGATTGCCATGGGGCCTGCGATTCGCGGTGAGGTCTATCAAGTGGGGCTGAATGTGGCCCGTGCCTTGGCGCAGACCATTCTTGAGGGGGTGACGGAAACCACTGACCGCGATGATCTTTACCAGCGTCTCGCTGCCTTAGACCCAGAGATGATCTTTCTTGATCCAGACCCTGAGCGACTTCGGGTGGATGTGGCACGGGTGAATCGTTTGCAATTGCTGCAATTGGGGCTAAGGGACGAGCAAATTGCCCTGTCTCCCCACTGTACGTTTCGCGATGCTGAGTGCTTTTTCTCCTATCGCCGTGAACACCTCAAGCAGGTGCAGTGGTCGGGAATTATTAGTCGATTAGTATGA
- a CDS encoding nucleotidyltransferase family protein gives MVTPQLVINTLENHRESLKKFAVKTLQLFGSVARDEAHAESDVDLLVAFERPVGLFTFIELKEYLEEILNYSVDLGTPQSLRSRLREEVLKEAIRAF, from the coding sequence ATGGTGACTCCTCAGTTAGTGATCAATACCTTAGAAAACCATCGAGAATCCCTTAAAAAATTTGCAGTAAAGACCCTGCAGCTGTTTGGTTCAGTGGCACGGGATGAAGCTCACGCTGAAAGTGATGTTGATTTGTTAGTAGCGTTTGAAAGGCCTGTTGGATTATTTACCTTCATTGAGTTAAAAGAATATCTGGAGGAAATCTTAAACTATTCTGTTGATTTGGGCACACCCCAATCTTTACGTTCAAGGCTTAGGGAGGAGGTATTAAAGGAGGCGATTCGTGCCTTCTAG
- a CDS encoding tetratricopeptide repeat protein translates to MEDRSLNSHDTPSRRGLAPLEWGATGLTVVLSVAAAATQQAILTAIAPLPLSLAVGLNLVSRKKLDDQFQAFVQQQEAKIAELVASQGQQQSEVGGLTLALSQVRDRLEDVQQQLAQLGQGTQHLHDYTRILDTEQKQIEQVLECLREIEKNTQVIQTNPSHAKAYYNRGLTHQRLGDAEAAILDYSEAIRINENYAKAYHNRGVARSTLGDRKGAVEDLRTAAKLFFEQGDISSYQRARDLAKRIHEVGSIEQEDKEVPLEILFS, encoded by the coding sequence ATGGAAGACCGTAGTTTAAATTCCCATGACACGCCATCTCGCAGGGGGCTAGCACCTCTAGAATGGGGCGCAACAGGGCTAACGGTTGTGTTGTCGGTGGCGGCGGCTGCGACCCAACAGGCCATTTTGACAGCGATCGCCCCTTTGCCCCTTTCGCTGGCGGTGGGCTTAAACTTAGTGAGCCGTAAAAAACTGGATGACCAGTTCCAAGCCTTTGTGCAGCAACAGGAGGCCAAAATTGCTGAATTGGTGGCGTCCCAAGGGCAGCAGCAGTCAGAGGTCGGCGGCCTCACCCTTGCCCTTAGTCAGGTGCGCGATCGCCTTGAGGATGTGCAACAACAGCTGGCACAGCTGGGTCAAGGGACGCAGCATCTCCACGACTATACCCGCATTCTCGACACGGAGCAAAAACAAATTGAACAGGTTCTCGAGTGCCTGCGGGAAATTGAGAAAAATACCCAAGTGATTCAAACCAACCCCAGCCATGCCAAGGCCTACTACAATCGCGGTCTCACCCATCAGCGGCTAGGGGATGCCGAAGCGGCGATTCTCGACTACTCCGAAGCCATTCGCATTAATGAGAACTATGCCAAGGCCTATCATAATCGCGGCGTTGCCCGCTCGACCCTTGGCGATCGCAAGGGAGCAGTAGAGGATTTGCGCACAGCGGCAAAGCTGTTCTTTGAACAAGGGGACATTAGCAGTTATCAGCGGGCACGGGATCTGGCCAAGCGTATCCATGAAGTGGGGAGTATTGAACAGGAAGACAAGGAAGTCCCCTTAGAAATTCTTTTCTCCTAA
- a CDS encoding metal-binding protein, with translation MKQPQILKITRKAASLKQKQKQQSSPTTLDVTATTVASEPVVEVAAGDRHNAEGHQHWWSERWIGVLESFGWRRRLERARNYVREGRVLTLEFQGNQVHAQVQGTAPEPYHVKLHLDAFSEEQWQYAIDGMAQKAFYAAKLLAGEMPPSIEEVFTQAGLSLFPFTKFDIHSRCNCPDPVNPCKHIGAVYYLLGQYFNDDPFLLFQLRGKTKEEILQRLRHYRATATTPSMVPTPPPLYEPLKTDAPFCQYRQPLPPELVVLVPSGQPHAVLSVLPPFPHEVPSEVAQLMATLEQMYSSASLGACQLAMSEPLRGDEGTESEP, from the coding sequence ATGAAACAGCCCCAGATTCTCAAAATTACCCGCAAAGCGGCCAGTCTGAAACAAAAGCAAAAGCAGCAGTCATCTCCCACCACCCTTGATGTTACAGCGACAACGGTAGCCTCTGAACCCGTCGTTGAGGTAGCAGCGGGCGATCGCCACAATGCCGAGGGTCACCAACACTGGTGGAGTGAACGCTGGATTGGTGTGCTAGAGTCCTTTGGCTGGCGCCGACGGCTAGAGCGGGCACGCAATTATGTCCGTGAAGGACGGGTGCTCACCTTGGAATTCCAGGGCAACCAAGTCCATGCTCAAGTTCAAGGCACGGCTCCCGAACCCTATCACGTCAAACTGCATCTCGATGCCTTTAGTGAAGAGCAGTGGCAATATGCCATTGACGGCATGGCTCAAAAGGCTTTCTATGCGGCCAAGCTCCTCGCCGGGGAGATGCCCCCCAGTATTGAGGAGGTTTTCACCCAAGCCGGACTCAGTTTATTTCCCTTTACCAAATTTGACATCCACAGCCGCTGCAATTGCCCTGACCCGGTGAATCCCTGTAAGCACATTGGCGCGGTCTATTACTTACTGGGGCAGTACTTTAATGACGATCCCTTTTTGCTCTTTCAGTTGCGGGGCAAAACCAAAGAGGAGATTCTCCAACGCCTGCGCCACTATCGGGCAACGGCGACTACCCCCTCTATGGTGCCCACCCCCCCACCCCTCTATGAGCCACTGAAAACCGATGCTCCCTTTTGCCAATATCGCCAGCCCCTACCCCCAGAGTTAGTGGTGCTTGTCCCCAGTGGTCAACCCCATGCGGTGCTTTCAGTGTTACCCCCCTTTCCCCATGAGGTTCCCAGTGAAGTGGCGCAGTTAATGGCCACCCTAGAGCAGATGTACAGCAGTGCCAGTCTTGGGGCCTGTCAGTTGGCGATGAGTGAACCGCTGAGAGGAGATGAGGGAACCGAAAGTGAGCCATGA